A window of Macrotis lagotis isolate mMagLag1 chromosome 1, bilby.v1.9.chrom.fasta, whole genome shotgun sequence genomic DNA:
aaacaatttgactactgaggctccatagtcaggattacacaggatctgagagcatctatattaagggcttgtagggattggaatatgatattctggaaggcaaaagatcttggtttacaaccaagtacccagcaaaactgaacatggactttcaatgaaacaggggactttcacactttcctattgaaacaaccagagctgaacagaaagtttgatctccaagaacaggactctggtgaaccatagagggggtggatgagaaggactaactatgaggaacttgatgttgaactgtttgtattcctgcatgggaagaagatattggtaactcatatgaactttctcatttataagagctgttagaaggagcatatagacagggcacaggaaggagtggaatataatggtataatgtagtaaaaagatggagtcagtgggtgatagggaaagtactgggaggaagggaaaggagatgaaaaagctaagaaatttcacataagagtcaagaaaaagctttttcaatggagtggaaaggggaaaggcaaggaggaatgagtgagccttcattctcatcagaaatgtctcagagaggaaataacatacacacttaatagggtatagaaatctatcttatcctagagaaaaatgagaagaaagggatggaataaaggggcaattgggggagggaaggggggaataggtgatagaagagagggaatattgacggagaaggtactcagatacaacacacttttggacagggccaggatgaaaggagggaggaatagagtagggggaaatatagctagtaatagcaactgtgggaaaaatattgaagcaactttgctggtggacttatgataaagaaagcaactcaccccagagccattgaaatctgaatgcagaccgaagtacattttctttctctctctctctcacacacacacacacacacacacacacacacacacacacacacacacacactgttcttgaggtttctcattgttggggggttatgtttactcttataacaaaattatagcattgataaattaaagttcacttgcaaaaaaataaagttatagagTTTAATACAAACCATCAAGGTCATTTattcatcaaaaagaaaacaaagagatgGGTGTTTCTCCCTCACCTTGGGCTCCTGTCttgttaattttataaatgaaaccacCTACATTACTGCATCCTGTAACTATCCAGACTTCTAGAATGATCGTAAGTGGCCTAAGGCAGTTGAAGACTGTGTTTTTCCCACTATTGAAGACAAAGGGAACTGGAGTCTTTTATAAATCTATCATTTGAGAGTTAATGTAAGCCAACCTTAGGTACTTTTGAATATGCCATTCATAAGTAGGTTAGATAAGAATTAAACTCAAGCCTTTGATGTCAAAGGTTCTCATTGAGCTTGTAGTCTTTTCTGTCTGCCTGTCTtctccctccagaaagagacaccTAATGTAATAAGTTGGCCAAATGTCAAGAAGAAAGCataaatgttatattttcttctaacaaGTCTATTAAATAGTATAGAGAGATGCTATAAAAGTAGTAAAGTACTTGAGGAGATTCTCTttgaatttcatataattttccaGTCCATATTGCTCATGGTCATTGTTGAGAATTATTTGTGTTATGAAGTTTGTTACAAAGTATCATAGAATTTGGAGTTGAAAGGTGTGAAATCAGCcttcaaccctctcatttcacagagaaggaaaccaaTTCAGGCATCATCCAAACAGTTTTATAAAACTTCAGACAAATACATAGGAGAATCTGTAAGCATTTGTCAGTTATATACTTggacagttaagtggtacagtggatagaaagccCAGACTGGAGTaaactcatcatcctgagttcagaCTCTcagtagctttgtgaccctggacaagtcacttgaccctgttttccttagtttcatgaaacatctgtaaaatgagctggaaattgCAAACTACTCCACTATCTCTGCCAATAGATATCAaatccccaaatggagtcacgaaGAACGTGgcacaactgaaaataactggATAATAAGCATCAACTGAACAATAGGTAATGGATACACAGAGAAGCAGTCCATCTCATGGAATTTACAGTCTgacagggagagagagatcacataagcatttagggaaaaaaataagcatttctaaatGCTAGACACTgtcataaacatttttttataaatattgtctcattggAATCGTACATCAACATTAAAGGGTTGGAtgttattgttatttccattttatggttgaggaaactgaggaaaatagagattaagtgaggGACTGGGGAGACTCATGCTGAAAGTGGTACTCAAATTGAGTATTGAAGGGTACCAGGGATTTCAAAAGGTAAAAGtaaagagggagaacatttcaagGATGGAAACAACCAGAGCAAAGGCATGGAAATGAGAGATAAGTGCCATCTGTGAGCTGTGAGAATGCCAGTAAATAATGTGTAATGGGACTGCATGGGTAGAATAGAGCCAGATTGTGAGGAACTTTAAATACTGAACAGGGGATTGTATTGATAGTGAGTTTATGGAGTAATGGAGGGATATGGTCTGAtctgcattttagaaaaatcactttggtgacttTGTAGAGATGAAATTGTATTGGCAAGAGTAGGTATGAGGAAGCTTGATACAGGAAGACAAACAGGTGATTTTATAGAAGTTGATTGAGGACCTGACCACAAGTGATGATTCTGTGACAGGATAGAAGGAAGATGTGGGGATCTTATCaagatgaagatgaaatgatttaGCTACTGATTGGCTATGTGAGGTAGgtaactgaaaggaaaaaaaaagacagaatttttGAAATGAGGTTTGGGAGCAGTGATGAAATTAATGAATTCTGATTAGAACCTGTTGAGTATGAAATACCTTCCAGATATCCAATTCAAAATGTTCAAGTAGGCGAGTAGGTGAGTGGAACTGGATCTCCAGAGAGAGGTATAAAGCTCTCAATCTGAATCATGAAATGAAAGCATGTAGAAAGAGAAGAAGCCCAGGATAGAGCTTTTGGAGTAGATCCACAGTTGGAGATCATAGATTTGGATCATAGAAATGATCTTGCTCATCACTTAGTCTAATTTTTTCAAGTAAGGAAATAGTCATGATGGATTCAGATCTCATAACTACAATTATtgagctagaaaatgtctgaggggTTATATTCAGtctcaaatcttcttgactctaagtctGGCACTAGATCACAGAGCTCAGGAATGGTCGGTCAGATGAGTAGAATGAGAAAGGGCAATATCTGAAAAACCTAGGGGGtgagagagaattcagaaaagcTGCAGCACATCACAGTCGTGCTGCAGAGGAGGTCAAGATATGGACTGATATTCAGTCATTAGATGTTCTAGTTCATAggttaactttggagagagcacttTCAGTTGAGTGATAAGGTCAGAAACCAGACTGTAAAGAGCTGAGGagtgagggagaagggaggaaatgaggcATCGAGTATATGTACATCTTTTTCAATTTGCTAAACTAAGAAGGGGGGGAAGATAGAAGACAGTGAATCCTTTTCACAGTAAAGAAGTTGAAAAACATGAGTGTCTTCCCCAAATGACATATGCCAATACAATTGCCATTAGTATTAGACTAACCATTTTAATAACTTTAGAGACTAAATTAGAACTTATCTCTGCAGTTACTGAAAACTGTCACCTGACATTTTACACATAAAATACAGCAGAATATTACAGTATACTGAAATTTCACTTAAAAGTATTCTAGATATGTTCAGTTTTCCTATAAGAGTAATAGTTGCTCTTAATAATAGTTGAATTGAAGAAACATAGTGatatgtaaattaactttaaattcCATAAGCTTTTCTCTTTAGGATGGAgttttctatttttgcattttgaGCAATTTTCCCATCTTATTTAAAATGCATTTCTAATAATTCAAGCGGtgtttattaatttcttaatgtGTGTGGCAAATTCTGGAggtatgaagacaaaaataaatcagCCCCTGCTCTTAAGGAGGTTGTGGGAAAGAGCATGTGCATGTGTAAGTAAGTATATAcagacttattttttaaaagaagagtctTATCATTTGGGATAATCAGGAAAGGTTTTGTGTAGAAGGTAGTGCTCAAGCTGAAGGAAGAACTGTGTTCCAGGTGTAACCCAGAGAGAACCTCCTGAGAGAAACAAATCAAGAAGACTGGggtgaaaagggaagggaggagaccAAGACAGGGGTGTATTGTGGGgagttttaatttctaaatggAGTTTATGTGGGCATAGCAATAGAGAAGCACTAGCATTTGTTGAGTAAGAGAGTGACCCCTGTGCTTAAAAGAAGTGCTTCTGGTAGCTTTGGGAGCACAGACTGAAGAGAGTTCAGATgggagatgatgagggcctggTTGTGTGAGTGAtgatgaggaagggagaaaagagaagggaagaagaaaaaaaagagaataagcatttctatagtcCCTactatcctcacaacaactctacaagataaattttattattatccccaaccCTATAGTTGAGAAAACAGGATCACATAGAGAGAAAATGtatgaatctgaatttgaactcagaactttccTTAGCTAGATGGCATAATTTGAAGTCAGAACTTACTTAGCTAGATGGACACAGCTAGCTGGTCCtgtttacctcatctgtaaaatgagaaggaaatggcaaaccactccaatatctttaccaagaaaaccccagatcaGGCCATGAAGAAatagacaggactgaaatgaatgaacagtaATAACaaattcctgattccagatccaaggCTCTAAACTCAACTGTGGGCCAagtattgacttcattttaaagtgTAATGTATGttttgctgtatttttattttatcaaataattttcaatttggtTTGGATACACTTGGGAGTGCTTTGTAGGTGCAATTTACATcacttttacatatttttatgttCCAACCAAATTTTCAGtttcctgtctctgtctgtctgtctgtctgtctctccattCTTGAAATTCTTTCCACTAAGGGCCCTGTCTACTACAGCAAGATGCCCTTacacttttttacttttaagtGCTTCAATTGAGTTAAATTGATTCAAAGAGattatgaaaggaaaagaaggtagatcaatcataaaataaagggaataCCAGATATATAGCTCCATTTCCTCTTGATATCTTTATTAGATATCTATTATTAGAGACCCAGTTTGCTGGTTCACTAGTAATCCCTTTTTGGAGGATTTATCAGAGGAAAGCTGTGGATCTATACCAGTTGTTGAAAAACCTATAGGAATGAGGTCATAAATCTTAGCCAACCTACATTTAAATGCCCATAGTGTGGCACTTAACCTAGGCACTGGGGACCCACTGGACTAACACATTCATAGAGAAACCTTCATCATCTTCTCCATAGCTTCCTTCATGGTTCACATCTTTACCTTATATCGGTTCAACTTCTACTTGGTTGGTCCTTTTCCTCCAAATTGCCACCAACTGCCAAATGTAGGACCTACCATTCAAAGGAAACTTTTCTGtcacatcacttgtaaaaaatgaaGTCCTGTGttgttgttctttaaaaaaaaataaaaagatgtagtgtacacttttttttttttgtggagttCACATAATGGAAAGGTCCAGACCCTAAAATACAAGACCTGGGACATGGAGTGAGGACAGGGACTGTGGAGAAGAAAGGTATAAGTCTAAGGATATTTATTTCAGCAACTGGAGCGGGGCAAATACAACTAGTTAGAAGTCCTTAGAAGGTATAGGTACAACCAAATATTATTTATTGGAGTCTAAAGCACATGGCCACAAGAATAGGAAGAAGCCGCATGAAGCTCTATGTCATGATGTCTGGATTCCTGTCACCTTCATGATAGGCAGTGAAGATGATGTATTTCATGGGAAAGggataggattttattttccctaaGAAATACTTAGGTGATTTTTGTATTCATGTCACAGGGAGGGAGCTGGTTAATCAAATAGGAAAAGCATTTATGGGGCATGGAAGTtttccagaaaaggaaagaataattgtAGAGTATCTTATACATAAGCCATAGGGATCTCAGGTCCCAAAAAACAGATTTTGGGACGCTATTACATAGTGGCTGTTTGCTTCATCTTGAATGTATTAGAATGTGCTTCTGGTCATGAAGCTAAAACATTTCAGCTCTTTGTCTGCTTTGACATTGAAGCAGATATCCATTTACAAGGTTCCTTTATTAATAAACATTACCATATCAACCATATTCAGTTAATCAAATATTTATGGAGAGGTATATTACTTTTTTGTCAGATATCTTCAGAGAATTACATAATTTCAAAAACTTgcagaaaaatataattcaaagacTATTGACTCTGCAGTCAGGGATCCTGGCTTCGAATTTTGCCTttgatatttactacctgtgtgaccttgaacaaatcataaCCATCTTTAGGCTTTGgtatccttatctataaaaaggagTCTTTGTAGCTCTTCATCTGTGAGCCTGTGATCCCATAAGCCTAAGTACCGTGTGCCAAAAAATAGAAGTTATAGCTAGGGATTGGGTGAAAATATGACCTTTGAATAGAATTTTGAATATTCATTTAGAAAACAAATTAGGGTAAGGAAATAGTTTGACTATAATTGTGATAATGTTAAACTGATCCAATTGCTTTTCCTAGTTggaacttctttttaaaaaatatacattgttggggcaggtaggtgtcacagtggatagagcaccggccctggagtcaagaggacttgaattcaaattcgggctcagacacttaattatttagctgtgtggccttaggcaagccacttaaccccattgccttgcaaaaaaaaaattatacacacacacacacacacacacacacacattgtcagCATACTGATTCTCAGACCTTTCATTTGTGGGAGGGAAGGAATTGTCCGATCTTTAAAAACCACCGTAACTAATTCACTTTGTCTCTTTCCTCCTTTGGATTCAGATCTCATAATCCATGGATAAAGTGGGGAAGATGTGGAACAACTTCAAGTATAGATGTCAGAGTCTCTTTAACCACGAAGGAGGAAGCAGCGGTGAAAGCGTGGACGTGAACTCCAACAGGTGCTTATCGGTCAAGGAAAGGAGCCTGAGCCTCGGGGACCCGGCTCCTCAGCAGCAGAGCAGCCCCCTGAGAGCCGCCGCGGCCCCGCAGCCGCCGCTCAGCCCCTCCAGGACCTCCTCCAGAAGAAGCCCCAACTGCGCCACGGAAATCCCGCAGATCGTGGAGATCAGCCTGGAGAAGGAGGGCGAGGCCTGCACCACCCCCGGCGGCGGCCCGCGGCTGGCACGGAGGGACTCCTACTCCCGGCACGCCCCGTGGGGCGGGAAGAAGAAACATTCCTGTTCGACCAAGACCCAGAGCTCCCTGGAGGCCGACAAGAGGCTGGGGCGCGCGCGCGGCGGCCTGCCCCGCAGGGAGCGGCGCTACGGCGTCAGCTCGGTGCACGACCCCGAGGGCGGCTCGGCCAGGACGCCGGGCGGCCGCTCGCTGCGGCAGCGGCTGCAGGACACCGTCGGGCTCTGCTTCCCCGTCAGGACGTACAGCAGGCAGGCCCGGCCGCTGTTCGCCAGCAAGAGGAAGATCCACCTGTCGGAGCTGATGCTGGAGAAGTGCCCCTTCCCCGCGGGCTCGGACCTGGCCCAGAAGTGGCACCTCATCAAGCAGCACACGGCGCCCGTCAGCCCCCACTCCACCCTCTTCGACACCTTCGACCCCTCCCTGGTCTCCACCGAGGATGAGGAGGACCGACTGCGCGAGCGCAGGCGCCTCAGCATCGAGGAGGGCGTGGACCCGCCCCCCAACGCGCAGATCCACACCTTCGAGGCCACGGCCCAGGTGAACCCCTTGTACAAGCTGGGACCAAAGCTAGCCCCGGGCATGACGGAGGGGGCGGGCGAGGcggccggggcggcggcggcggcggccgcggcggcggcggccccgggCAGCTGCGAGCCGGAGGAGGATGCCACCACGCTCTGCCTGCAGGCCCGGCGCCAGAAGCAGCGCCAGGGCTCCGGGGACAGCCACGGCCACGGCCACGCGGGCCGCCAGGGCGCCTGGAAGGTCCACACGCAGATCGACTACATCCACTGCCTGGTGCCGGACCTGCTGCAGATCACGGGCAACCCCTGCTACTGGGGCGTCATGGACCGCTACGAGGCCGAGGCGCTGCTGGAGGGCAAGCCCGAGGGCACCTTCTTGCTCAGGGACTCTGCGCAGGAGGACTACCTCTTCTCCGTCAGCTTCCGCCGCTACAACCGCTCCCTGCACGCGCGCATCGAGCAGTGGAACCACAACTTCAGCTTCGACGCCCACGACCCCTGCGTGTTCCACTCCTCCACCGTGACGGGGCTCCTCGAACATTACAAAGACCCCAGCTCTTGCATGTTTTTCGAGCCCCTGCTCACCGTGTCGCTCAATAGGACCTTCCCCTTCAGCCTGCAGTACATCTGCCGGGCGGTCATCTGCAGGTGCACCACCTACGATGGCATCGACGGGCTGCCGCTGCCGTCCATGTTGCAAGACTTTTTAAAGGAGTATCACTATAAGCAGAAAGTGCGGGTGCGCTGGTTGGAGCGAGAGCCCGTGAAGGCAAAGTGAGCCCCGGACCGGGCCCGAGGGGGCTCCTCCCAGATCTGCTTTGGTGTGCATCCAACGGTGTCCCCCACCCATCGCAAGCACATGTTACCAGTATTAGGTTTCCTGCGATCTCGTACTCGATCTTAGTTTTAGTATCTGTCAGATGCGCTCTGCTGTTACACAAAGAACTGTGGTGCCTATTGAGATGATTAGGAGGAGACAAAGCTGCACACGTTCAATAGGGCCCACccagacacaaacacacatttgCTGATTTTTCTAAATGTTTGGTTTTTAATAGTTGTAGTAATAGGATGAAGCAATTTTGGGGCATTTGCTATGATATTCTATTTCCTACTGAAGAACAAATGATTACTATTGGGTGAGCATTTCAACAGTGTGACTAATATTTGAAATGAgtattttttctaagaattttttctATACTCTTACTAAAGTTGTAATGTTTGTAGTTCCTCCAAATCAAGGTTCAGAAGTCCAAGAAGTCAGACGGCTTACCTTGCCTACTgccttttagaaaatgaaaaaaagctctGGCCACAAGGGCACTGTGCAGTCCACTTTTCAGTGTTGGTATTGTTTGtaatctccctttcttctttaacAAAGAAATCCCCAACCCCGgttttttctaaaaaatagttCTAAAAACTTAAATTAATGTATACTCAAGAGTAGAATCTTATTTGGAGACCAGAAGTAGGAGAGAGAACATTTTTGAGTAGTGCTTTAACTTGAACAGGCATTTGGAATAGCTGCTGACCGCTTAGTGCTGCATGTGAATTTTTAAATGCTGACGTGCAA
This region includes:
- the SOCS5 gene encoding suppressor of cytokine signaling 5, which produces MDKVGKMWNNFKYRCQSLFNHEGGSSGESVDVNSNRCLSVKERSLSLGDPAPQQQSSPLRAAAAPQPPLSPSRTSSRRSPNCATEIPQIVEISLEKEGEACTTPGGGPRLARRDSYSRHAPWGGKKKHSCSTKTQSSLEADKRLGRARGGLPRRERRYGVSSVHDPEGGSARTPGGRSLRQRLQDTVGLCFPVRTYSRQARPLFASKRKIHLSELMLEKCPFPAGSDLAQKWHLIKQHTAPVSPHSTLFDTFDPSLVSTEDEEDRLRERRRLSIEEGVDPPPNAQIHTFEATAQVNPLYKLGPKLAPGMTEGAGEAAGAAAAAAAAAAAPGSCEPEEDATTLCLQARRQKQRQGSGDSHGHGHAGRQGAWKVHTQIDYIHCLVPDLLQITGNPCYWGVMDRYEAEALLEGKPEGTFLLRDSAQEDYLFSVSFRRYNRSLHARIEQWNHNFSFDAHDPCVFHSSTVTGLLEHYKDPSSCMFFEPLLTVSLNRTFPFSLQYICRAVICRCTTYDGIDGLPLPSMLQDFLKEYHYKQKVRVRWLEREPVKAK